In Rutidosis leptorrhynchoides isolate AG116_Rl617_1_P2 chromosome 2, CSIRO_AGI_Rlap_v1, whole genome shotgun sequence, one genomic interval encodes:
- the LOC139893566 gene encoding elongator complex protein 1-like isoform X3, which yields MKNLKVSWELQLNLQLQSQNEVICCTAFDIEQNRFFFASSANFIYTTNISSSQEDESWRKQSATPLVEAVDIDAGDCITCMEYLMEKESVIIGTSSGVLLLYNVDDNIMEVVGRVEGGVKSLSPSPDGDLLCIVSGLGQMLVMTPDWDLLYETALDDPVEDADVRNQYLISECSPGSPATWRGDGKFFATITSVPNSQLKKLKIWERDTGNLNSVSEPKFFMGEIVEWMPSGAKIATVCNNKIVFFEKNGLERSSFSVNEELNATIDNLKWNCGSDLLAAIVRTETYDSIKIWFFSNNYWYLKQEIRFLKRDGVKFMWDPVNSLSLMIWTLKGMIEVYNFIWITSVTENSVSLVIDGSKILVTPLVLSLIPPPMYLFELNFPFSVKETAFWSKNDKNRLAASLANGTLAVVELPNVDTWLELEDKVFHAELAVFDDVTTFHHLTWLDSHVLLGVGNNGDLQELEITCSEDHVPGSVACSGFNAKVLNKVSFEKKVIGIVSNPVKRRSAFVQLNGGHIYEYTSKLDNPTGLFLHERGDLRFSSSCPWMSVGSVGDFGIADPFLIFGLDNNGGLHVNQKVICNNCSSFSLYSNSTNQEMTHLILVTKQDFLFVVEIRDILLGEVYTKYGNFVPVVITRKNADEGKKFIQIWEKGSKIVGVVHGDESTVIIQTTRGNLETIYPRKLVLESIVNALVQGRFRDALLMVRRHRIDFNVIVDYHGWQNFVQLATEFVKQADNLSYITEFVCSLKNENVMETSYKNYISYTNTENGTELNDNKVNSVLFAVRKALEEEISESLARELCILTTLARSDPPLLEEALERVKIVREMELSDSNDPKRKLFPSAEESLKHLLWLSETEAVFEAALGLYDLNLAAIVALNSQQDPKEFLPFLQELEVLPSLIMRYRIDLKLRRFEKALQHIVAAGDAYFEDCMNLIKNNPVLFSLALQLITDPTKRNQVLESWGDYLIDTKQLEDAATTYLCCSNLDKALKAYRAANNWSGVLTVAGLMNLQKQDVIQMANELCEELQTIGKPSEAAKIALDYCNDVKNGINLLISAREWEEALRIALLHRRDDLISDVKIGAGECASVLMGEYEEGLEKIGKYLARYLAVRQRRLLFAAKLKVDERSMNELDDDAVSEASSNLSGMSAYTTGTRKGSAASVSSSGTSKRGLRRQKKRGKIRAGSPDEETALVEHLKGMCFAAGAKREVKSLLGCLVMIGKQDIARKLQRCVETFQLSQIAAVKVAEDAMSCDTVDEHKFVLEVYINQLRKDLLQSDEFSWQSTVFVAP from the exons ATGAAGAATCTGAAGGTGTCATGGGAGCTGCAATTAAACCTCCAATTACAATCACAAAATGAAGTGATTTGTTGTACTGCTTTCGATATCGAACAAAATCGATTCTTCTTCGCTTCATCTGCTAACTTTATTTACACCACTAATATCTCTTCGTCTCAA GAGGATGAATCATGGAGAAAGCAATCGGCGACACCTTTGGTTGAGGCGGTTGATATAGATGCAGGTGACTGTATTACTTGTATGGAGTATCTTATGGAGAAAGAATCTGTTATAATTGGAACTTCAAGTGGTGTTTTATTGCTATATAATGTGGATGATAATATAATGGAGGTTGTTGGTAGAGTTGAAGGTGGTGTTAAGTCCCTTTCACCTAGTCCAGATGGAGATTTGCTTTGTATTGTCTCGGGTTTAGGTCAAATGTTGGTGATGACTCCTGACTGGGATTTGTTGTACGAGACAGCACTTGATGACCCTGTTGAAGATGCTGACGTAC GTAACCAATACCTTATCTCCGAATGTTCACCTGGAAGCCCTGCCACCTGGCGAGGTGACGGGAAATTCTTTGCTACAATAACCTCAGTGCCAAATTCTCAACTTAAGAAGCTTAAAATATGGGAACGAGATACGGGTAACTTGAATTCCGTATCCGAACCCAAGTTTTTTATGGGAGAAATTGTCGAATGGATGCCATCTGGAGCCAAAATCGCTACCGTTTGCAATAACAAAATAGTGTTCTTCGAGAAAAACGGGTTAGAAAGGAGCTCATTTAGTGTAAACGAAGAACTAAATGCAACAATCGATAATCTAAAATGGAACTGTGGCTCAGATCTGCTTGCAGCCATCGTTAGAACAGAAACATATGATTCAATCAAAATATGGTTTTTCagtaataattattggtatttaaaaCAAGAAATCAGATTCTTGAAACGGGACGGGGTGAAATTCATGTGGGACCCTGTAAACTCGTTAAGCTTAATGATCTGGACTCTTAAAGGCATGATTGAAGTTTATAACTTTATTTGGATTACATCAGTTACTGAAAACTCAGTATCATTAGTTATTGACGGGTCAAAGATTTTAGTAACACCACTCGTATTATCCCTAATCCCGCCTCCTATGTATCTTTTCGAGCTAAACTTTCCTTTTTCGGTTAAAGAAACGGCTTTTTGGTCAAAGAATGATAAGAACCGTTTGGCAGCATCTTTAGCAAACGGTACTTTGGCTGTTGTGGAGCTACCTAACGTTGACACCTGGCTAGAACTAGAAGACAAAGTATTTCATGCTGAGCTGGCAGTTTTTGATGATGTCACAACTTTTCATCATCTCACATGGTTGGATTCCCATGTGCTTCTTGGTGTCGGTAACAATGGTGACTTGCAGGAACTTGAAATTACGTGTTCCGAGGATCATGTTCCCGGTTCGGTTGCATGTTCGGGATTTAACGCTAAAGTTTTAAACAAAGTTTCGTTCGAAAAGAAGGTAATCGGGATCGTTTCTAACCCTGTTAAAAGACGTTCAGCGTTTGTTCAATTAAACGGTGGACACATTTACGAGTACACTTCAAAATTGGATAATCCAACAGGTTTGTTTCTTCACGAGCGGGGCGATTTGCGGTTTTCGTCATCTTGTCCATGGATGAGTGTGGGGTCCGTTGGAGATTTCGGGATAGCAGACCCGTTTTTGATATTCGGGCTCGATAACAACGGTGGGCTCCACGTGAACCAGAAAGTTATATGCAACAACTGTAGCAGCTTCTCGTTGTACTCGAATTCCACCAATCAAGAAATGACACATTTAATCCTTGTAACCAAACAAGATTTTCTCTTTGTTGTCGAGATCCGTGATATACTGCTCGGTGAAGTTTACACCAAGTATGGAAATTTTGTACCCGTTGTAATAACTAGAAAAAACGCAGATGAAGGAAAAAAGTTTATACAAATTTGGGAAAAGGGTTCTAAAATTGTAGGGGTTGTACATGGAGACGAATCGACtgttataatccaaacgacccggGGAAACTTGGAAACAATTTATCCAAGAAAATTGGTACTTGAATCGATCGTTAATGCGTTGGTCCAAGGACGTTTTAGGGATGCCCTATTAATGGTAAGGCGACACAGGATCGATTTTAACGTTATTGTCGATTATCATGGCTGGCAAAACTTTGTACAGTTGGCTACAGAGTTTGTTAAGCAGGCAGATAATTTAAGTTACATTACCGAGTTTGTTTGTTCTTTAAAGAACGAAAATGTTATGGAGACATCATATAAAAACTATATATCTTACACAAATACTGAAAATGGTACAGAATTGAATGATAACAAGGTTAATTCTGTACTTTTTGCTGTTAGAAAAGCTCTTGAGGAGGAAATAAGTGAAAGTTTAGCTAGAGAGCTTTGTATTTTGACTACTTTGGCCCGAAGTGACCCGCCATTACTTGAAGAAGCTTTGGAACGGGTCAAAATTGTCAGGGAGATGGAATTATCTGATAGTAACGACCCGAAACGAAAGCTTTTTCCGTCTGCTGAAGAATCTTTGAAACATTTGTTGTGGCTGTCGGAAACCGAGGCCGTGTTTGAAGCTGCGTTGGGTCTTTATGACTTAAATCTTGCAGCGATTGTTGCGTTGAATTCACAACAGGACCCCAAGGAGTTTTTACCCTTTCTTCAAGAATTGGAAGTTTTGCCAAGTCTCATAATGAG GTATAGAATCGACCTCAAACTTAGAAGATTTGAGAAGGCACTGCAACACATTGTTGCTGCAGGAGATGCTTATTTTGAAGATTGTATGAACCTCATAAAAAACAATCCTGTACTTTTCTCTCTAGCCCTTCAGTTAATTACCGATCCAACAAAAAGAAACCAAGTTCTCGAATCATGGGGAGATTATTTAATCGATACAAAACAATTAGAAGATGCTGCTACAACGTATTTATGCTGCTCTAATTTAGACAAAGCGTTAAAGGCTTATCGAGCCGCAAACAATTGGAGCGGCGTACTAACCGTTGCCGGTCTCATGAACTTACAAAAACAAGATGTTATACAAATGGCAAACGAGCTTTGTGAAGAACTTCAAACGATTGGGAAACCAAGTGAAGCTGCTAAGATCGCTCTTGATTATTGTAACGATGTTAAAAACGGGATTAATCTGTTAATTAGTGCGCGTGAATGGGAGGAGGCTTTGAGAATTGCGTTGTTGCACAGGCGGGACGATTTGATTTCGGACGTGAAAATCGGAGCGGGAGAATGTGCGAGTGTTTTGATGGGGGAATATGAAGAAGGGTTGGAAAAGATTGGTAAGTATTTGGCGCGGTACTTGGCGGTCCGGCAGCGGCGGTTATTGTTTGCCGCCAAGCTTAAGGTGGATGAGAGATCGATGAATGAACTGGATGATGATGCGGTTTCGGAAGCTAGTAGTAATTTGAGTGGAATGAGTGCTTACACAACTGG TACAAGGAAAGGGTCGGCTGCTTCTGTGAGTTCAAGTGGTACTAGCAAACGAGGGTTAAGACGCCAAAAGAAACGAGGGAAAATCCGTGCTGGCAG CCCGGATGAGGAAACGGCGTTAGTAGAGCATCTGAAGGGGATGTGTTTTGCGGCTGGAGCAAAACGTGAAGTGAAGTCTTTGTTGGGTTGTCTTGTGATGATTGGGAAACAAGATATCGCAAGAAAATTGCAACGATGTGTTGAAACGTTTCAGTTATCGCAAATAGCAGCAGTGAAAGTAGCCGAAGATGCAATGTCATGTGATACCGTCGATGAGCATAAGTTTGTTTTGGAGGTTTATATCAACCAACTTCGAAAAGATTTGTTGCAGTCTGACGAGTTTTCTTGGCAGTCAACGGTTTTTGTTGCTCCTTAA